Within Campylobacter jejuni, the genomic segment ATTCCCCATTGGCATTTCATCGCCATAAAATGTACAACAAGGAAGAACATTTCCTTCAGCCGTGATTACTAAATTTTTATATGGAAATGAACACTGGAATTCAGATTTTTTTTCAGTAGTTTTACTTTTTATTTCTTTTTTACTCCTAGGAGGTTTAACCATCTCTTGAACACCTATCATATCTGCCTTATCTTTCCAAAAAGACATAAAATTATCCAATTCATGTTCATTAATTTCAGTTCGAACAAAATTTACACGAACCAAAGGAGTTAAACTTTGCATTGATTTTTTCAACTCAATCAAATTTAAAACATTATCAACAACTTTTTTATAATTACTTCCAGGTCTCATTTGCTCATAAAGTTCTTGCGAGTTTGCATCTAAGGATATTTGAATTCTATCAAGACCTGCTTCAATTAATTTCTTTGCTCTCTCTTTAGTTAATAAAGTTCCATTAGTAGAAAAATAAATATCCAACACTCCTTTATCCTTAGCATAACGAATAAAGTTTTCTAAATCGTCTCTTAGTAAAGGTTCATTTAAATAATTAAGTCTTATAGACTGTAAACCATTTACTACACCTTCATCGATAATTTTACAAAATAAATCATAAGAAATTTGAAAATGTTTTTTTTCATTATTTGACTCCACAGATAAAGGACACATTGGACACCTAAGATTACAAGTGGCATTTAACTCAAAATCAATTTGAATAGGAAAATTTGGAACCAACTCTAATTTAGAAGCCTTATCATACATTTCCCTATATGAAACCCATTTTTTCATCTTTAATCTTAGCAAGATTATTCATATTTTCACTACCATAAACACCTGTAAATGATGTCTTATTTCTTTTTAATTCACTCATTTTTCTCCTTAGTTTTTATTTTGAGTATCCAAATAAGCACGAAGCTCAACAATTTTTCCATCTTTCCATTCTATAATATCCACACCTTCAAGTCTAATACCATCAAGCATTAAGATAAATTCTATAAAAGTTGTATCTTTGTCTTGAAAAATATTTTTTGCACTAAAGTTTAACTCTTTACAACTTTTAAAAATATTTTGTATTGCTAATAAACATTTATCCTTACCTTCTATTCTTTTTACAACTGGATCCTCTAGTACAAAATTATCATTTAACAAATTCGCTATTTCTTTTAAATTTTTATCATTAAAAGCAGTAATATATTTTTTTGTTAATTCCCTAAGCATCTTTTATCCTTTCATATTCATCTGGGGTTCCACAAAATATAATTTCATCTAATGAAATTATGTGATATTTTATAATTAAGCCTTTTTTTATAAGATAATTATACATAGGAGCTACATATAATTCTCCCTTGCTAAAATCATTTTCAGTTTTCATTCTATCAAAAATTTCTTTAAAATCTTTTGTTTTTTTAAAATAATAAAGTCCGCTGCTACAAAGACTTGAAATTCTTTCTTTCTCAGCAGTTTTAATCACATTGTCATTTTCATCAGCTAAAACAAAACTCCATTGTTCTCCATCTGCCTCAAATACCTCTAAATAGCCATCAATTTTACAAAAATCCAAGGTAGTAGGTAAAGAAAAATTTGGCCTAAAGGTATCGATATTAAAAATTAAAATACTCTTATCATCTTTAATATTTGCCCTTTCTAATCCAAGTCTTACCGTATGAGCTTGACCTAAAGTTTCTTGTTCTAATCTTACACTTTCGTAAGATTTTATTCCTAATTTTTCACATTCTTCTTTTATAAAATTGCTAGTATTCTCAATATCTCTATACACAAAAAGAAATTTGAAATCTTTAAAATATTTTTTAAAACTATTTACAGCGTGAAAAAATACACTATTTCCTTTTAAATCAAGCATATATTTAGGTTTATCATAGCCCGCGTTTGCAAAACGACTACTTAGTCCTGCCATAGGAAATATTATAATCATTTGCTCTCCTTAAAAAATTTATCATAAAGTATAAAAGCATTTGCTAAAAAAGCCATTTGTTTTTCTTTAAAATCATTATGTAAAGGCAACATAGATAAAAACAAATGCAAAGTCAAAGCTTTAATATTATCATCTATATTAAATATATTTAAAAATTCTTTTTGAATATCCAAAATATTTTTATCTTCTTCTATAAAAAACTCTATATTATCGCTATTAATTTTACACTCAAAAAATCCTGCAATAATAAAATCATAAAGCCCAAAAACAGAATGAACCAATTTTGCAAAATCATATTTTTTATCTCCATAAGGAGTAATTTTTCCATTAAAATCAAACCCTCTTGGATCAAAGGTTTTTATAGCACCAGCTCTAAAATCATACATAATATTTGAAAAACAAAAATCTCCATGTATTAATGAAAATTCATTTATATCGTTCATATAAAAATCTAGCTTATCTACTAGAGTCAAAATACTTGGATAAGATTTTGAATTGATAACAATATTTTTGTGCAAATCAATTCCGCTTTGTTTACTAAATTCTTGCAATCTTTTTAAAGTTTTTTCCTTGCAATTAAAATTTATATCTTTATCATTGCTTTTAAAAGAATGCAACTTATCTAAAAATTCTTTTAAAGATTTAAATATTCTTTTCCAAACATAACTAGGTAATTTTCCAAAAACATATAATTCTGCTAAAGTATTATTGCAAAGATATTCTATTTCATAACTATCCTTGCAAGTTACAACTTTAGGA encodes:
- a CDS encoding glycosyltransferase family 2 protein, which produces MIIIFPMAGLSSRFANAGYDKPKYMLDLKGNSVFFHAVNSFKKYFKDFKFLFVYRDIENTSNFIKEECEKLGIKSYESVRLEQETLGQAHTVRLGLERANIKDDKSILIFNIDTFRPNFSLPTTLDFCKIDGYLEVFEADGEQWSFVLADENDNVIKTAEKERISSLCSSGLYYFKKTKDFKEIFDRMKTENDFSKGELYVAPMYNYLIKKGLIIKYHIISLDEIIFCGTPDEYERIKDA
- a CDS encoding radical SAM/SPASM domain-containing protein, yielding MKKWVSYREMYDKASKLELVPNFPIQIDFELNATCNLRCPMCPLSVESNNEKKHFQISYDLFCKIIDEGVVNGLQSIRLNYLNEPLLRDDLENFIRYAKDKGVLDIYFSTNGTLLTKERAKKLIEAGLDRIQISLDANSQELYEQMRPGSNYKKVVDNVLNLIELKKSMQSLTPLVRVNFVRTEINEHELDNFMSFWKDKADMIGVQEMVKPPRSKKEIKSKTTEKKSEFQCSFPYKNLVITAEGNVLPCCTFYGDEMPMGNIHDFLKSEEAKTKGIIEYFWNHTKINSLRDLHKNCKYYKHSICKKCVEGALYE
- a CDS encoding nuclear transport factor 2 family protein, whose translation is MLRELTKKYITAFNDKNLKEIANLLNDNFVLEDPVVKRIEGKDKCLLAIQNIFKSCKELNFSAKNIFQDKDTTFIEFILMLDGIRLEGVDIIEWKDGKIVELRAYLDTQNKN